The following are encoded together in the Arctopsyche grandis isolate Sample6627 unplaced genomic scaffold, ASM5162203v2 HiC_scaffold_795, whole genome shotgun sequence genome:
- the LOC143922198 gene encoding uncharacterized protein LOC143922198: protein MKSTMVLAPFLVALVFTSLLPNGNANNCYDCEDCEEILENSPTCELSSEKYVAFAHLRLRRDIRIVQVYVDPVTATEEATVTEENTATEEATVTEENTATEEATVTEENTATEEATVTDENTTTEEATVTEENTATEEATVTEENTATEEATVTDENTTTEEATVTEENTATEEATVTEENTATEEATVTEENTTTEEATVTEENTATEEATVTEENTATEEATVTEENTATEETTVTEENTATEETTVTEENTATEETTVTEENTATEETTVTEENTATEETTVTEETTVTEETTVTEETTVTEETTVTEETTVTEETTVTEETTVTEDTTVTEETTVTEETTVTDENTTTEITSLPKKTHCYKIKYTVDDKVKVKRGCTLYEEEDTQEAKNIKCKALAGDMEPEECRICTEDLCNPAGRAVASGVMALLLPLLAAVLLQ, encoded by the exons ATGAAGTCGACAATGGTTCTGGCGCCATTTCTGGTGGCGTTAGTTTTTACTAGCTTACTTCCAAATG GTAATGCGAATAATTGTTACGATTGTGAAGATTGTGAAGAAATTCTTGAAAATTCTCCCACATGCGAGCTAAGTTCTGAAAAATATGTAGCATTTGCACATCTGAGACTGAGACGAGATATTCGAATTGTACAAGTTTATGTTGACCCCGTCACTGCCACCGAGGAAGCCACCGTCACTGAGGAAAACACCGCCACCGAGGAAGCCACCGTCACTGAGGAAAACACCGCCACCGAGGAAGCCACCGTCACTGAGGAAAACACCGCCACCGAGGAAGCCACCGTCACTGACGAAAACACCACCACCGAGGAAGCCACCGTCACTGAGGAAAACACCGCCACCGAGGAAGCCACCGTCACTGAGGAAAACACCGCCACCGAGGAAGCCACCGTCACTGACGAAAACACCACCACCGAGGAAGCCACCGTCACTGAGGAAAACACCGCCACCGAGGAAGCCACCGTCACTGAGGAAAACACCGCCACCGAGGAAGCCACCGTCACTGAGGAAAACACCACCACCGAGGAAGCCACCGTCACTGAGGAAAACACCGCCACCGAGGAAGCCACCGTCACTGAGGAAAACACCGCCACCGAGGAAGCCACCGTCACTGAGGAAAACACCGCCACCGAGGAAACCACCGTCACTGAGGAAAACACCGCCACCGAGGAAACCACCGTCACTGAGGAAAACACCGCCACCGAGGAAACCACCGTCACTGAGGAAAACACCGCCACCGAGGAAACCACCGTCACTGAGGAAAACACCGCCACCGAGGAAACCACCGTCACCGAGGAAACCACCGTCACCGAGGAAACCACCGTCACCGAGGAAACCACCGTCACTGAGGAAACCACCGTCACCGAGGAAACCACCGTCACTGAGGAAACCACCGTCACCGAGGAAACCACCGTCACTGAGGACACCACTGTCACCGAGGAAACCACCGTCACTGAGGAAACCACCGTCACCGACGAAAACACCACAACAGAGATAACTTCTCTCCCCAAAAAAACGCATTGCTACAAAATTAAGTATACAG tcGATGACAAGGTAAAGGTAAAGAGAGGATGCACCTTATATGAGGAAGAAGATACTCAAGAAGCCAAAAACATAAAATGCAAAGCACTCGCTGGCGACATGGAaccggaagaatgtaggatttGCACAGAAGATTTATGCAATCCAGCAGGAAGAGCAGTTGCTTCAGGAGTGATGGCATTGCTCCTACCGTTGCTGGCTGCAGTGCTGTTACAATAG